A genomic segment from Nicotiana sylvestris chromosome 1, ASM39365v2, whole genome shotgun sequence encodes:
- the LOC104246143 gene encoding uncharacterized protein → MEVESPERGKIGGIAMEIPASDGATLLSPPRIPPRILQKLSEPKPKTSPSTAEEIDAKLRGADLRRQKFYEYLSSKARPKPRSPSQTPTHGEDLGQRLEAKLQAAEEKRMSILAKAKLRLAKLDELRQAAKTGAEMRFRQERAELGTKVELRVQQAEVNRMLLLKANRQRRATLRERTSQSLLRRMARESKYKERVRAAIYQKRAAAEKKRMGLLEAEKRRACARVMQARTVAKSVSHQEEVKRREMKIKIEDKLQRAKRQRAEYLMQRGKSPNSFHGSYDKIHDQADLLSRKLARCWKQFLTRGKTTFHLAKAYNMLSINERSAKLMPFEQLAMMIESFGTLQTAKGLLDRLELRFKLLRDVNSAASTFGWGDIDHLLKRVASPKRKVTPRRSLRIGGVKKTVSNSPAARAPLKLSRYPVRIVLCAYMVLGHPDAVFSGKGEREIALAKSAEKFVREFELLVRIILNGPTQTSDGHSDCGLASRKTFKSQLAEFDSAWCSYLNSFVVWKVKDAQSLEEDLVRAACQLELSMIQKCRITPEGDSVALTHDLKAIQKQVTEDQRLLREKVLNISGDAGIERMDNAISDTRSKYFEAKENGSPLSSPILHSISPTPTALPSASSPLGGTSKGENLLEVRDQKPNRVVRSLFRDEPHPKVGSSAKNSMQASRSDEGLEMENELIVNESLHGQHLDFAESPKVADKYYSSIEDKVRETMEKAFWDSVMESMRKDEPGYNRVVDLMREARDVLCSLAPQSWRQEINEVIDIDILSQLLISGKLDMDYLQKIMDFALVTLQKLSSPAKEDELKANCQKLFREIADICQDGAGNSFILALVRGLRFILEEIQLLKQEISKAKIRMLEPILKGPAAFDYLKKAFTKRYGLPSVAMTALPLTRQWLLSVKDSMDQEWDEHKEAQSGLTSGQDRFLPSATLRTGGSFSVKTYKNHASPLASTEAIDECQECTGDKVDILVRLGLLKLVNAVSGLTQEGLPETMHLNFFRLRVIQAKIQKIIVIATSILVQRQVLLSMQMVSSAVDMDKIVQGSVKALSELFDSNSDAGIQEIIETLGKPLEHGNYGADVMKLQQIKEIMARMLSKSLQAGDAIFVRISGAIYLAGRGVVLGGTRRQGRELAEMALQQVGATALIDEVVEAASVLIVATRVTVNVHGPWYAQLVDNM, encoded by the exons ATGGAAGTGGAGTCGCCGGAAAGAGGGAAGATAGGTGGAATAGCGATGGAAATTCCGGCGAGTGACGGAGCAACGTTGTTGTCGCCGCCGAGGATTCCACCTAGGATTCTTCAAAAGCTGTCGGAGCCTAAGCCTAAAACTTCTCCTTCTACTGCTGAAGAAATTGACGCTAAGCTACGTGGCGCCGATCTTCGTCGACAG AAATTCTATGAGTATCTGTCAAGCAAAGCCAGACCGAAGCCCAGAAGCCCCTCACAGACTCCAACTCATGGAGAAGATCTTGGACAGCGTCTTGAGGCTAAACTTCAGGCTGCCGAGGAGAAAAG GATGAGCATTCTAGCGAAGGCTAAGTTGCGGCTTGCAAAATTAGATGAGTTGAGGCAGGCAGCTAAAACTGGAGCAGAAATGCGCTTCAGACAGGAACGAGCTGAACTGGGTACAAAGGTGGAGTTGCGTGTTCAGCAGGCTGAGGTAAATAGGATGCTGCTCCTAAAAGCTAATCGCCAAAGGAGGGCCACACTGAGGGAGAGGACATCTCAATCATTACTACGTCGAATGGCTCGTGAGAGCAAGTACAAAGAGCGGGTGCGTGCTGCAATTTATCAGAAGCGTGCAGCTGCTGAGAAGAAGAGGATGGGATTGCTGGAAGCCGAAAAGAGGAGGGCATGTGCTAGAGTCATGCAGGCGCGGACTGTTGCGAAGTCTGTTTCTCATCAGGAAGAGGTCAAAAGAAGAGAAATGAAGATTAAAATAGAAGACAAACTACAAAGG GCAAAGAGACAAAGAGCAGAATACTTGATGCAGAGAGGAAAATCACCAAATTCTTTTCATGGCAGTTATGACAAGATTCATGACCAGGCTGACCTTCTTTCAAGGAAATTAGCAAG GTGTTGGAAGCAGTTCCTTACACGTGGAAAGACGACCTTCCATCTTGCAAAAGCTTATAATATGCTGAGTATTAATGAGAGATCAGCTAAGTTAATGCCATTTGAGCAGTTAGCAATGATGATTGAATCGTTTGGTACACTACAGACAGCTAAAGGTTTGCTCGATAGGCTTGAGCTTCGCTTTAAATTGTTGCGTGATGTTAACAGTGCTGCAAGTACTTTTGGTTGGGGGGACATTGATCATCTTCTTAAACGAGTAGCTTCGCCAAAAAGGAAGGTTACACCAAGGAGATCTCTCCGCATTGGTGGTGTAAAAAAAACAGTATCTAACTCACCAGCAGCCAGAGCTCCACTTAAGTTGTCGAGATATCCTGTTCGAATTGTGCTGTGTGCATATATGGTTCTAGGTCACCCTGATGCTGTGTTCAGTGGTAAAGGCGAGCGTGAGATTGCCCTGGCCAAATCGGCTGAAAAATTTGTCAGAGAGTTTGAACTACTGGTTAGGATAATTTTAAATGGCCCCACACAGACTTCTGATGGGCATTCTGATTGCGGTTTGGCAAGCCGCAAGACCTTCAAGTCACAACTCGCAGAGTTTGATTCAGCATGGTGCTCTTACTTGAATAGCTTTGTGGTGTGGAAGGTTAAAGATGCCCAGTCTTTAGAGGAGGATTTGGTTAGAGCTGCTTGCCAGCTTGAACTTTCTATGATTCAAAAATGCCGGATAACTCCTGAAGGCGATAGTGTTGCTCTTACTCATGATCTGAAGGCTATCCAGAAACAG GTGACCGAAGATCAGAGACTTCTCAGAGAAAAGGTGCTTAATATTAGCGGAGATGCTGGTATTGAACGGATGGATAATGCGATTTCTGACACACGAAGCAAATACTTCGAAGCTAAAGAAAATGGGAGTCCTCTGAGCTCTCCAATTCTGCATTCAATATCTCCAACCCCAACTGCTCTCCCAAGTGCCTCTTCTCCTCTTGGTGGTACAAGTAAAGGAGAGAATTTGCTTGAGGTGAGGGATCAGAAGCCAAACCGTGTGGTGCGCTCCTTATTTAGGGATGAACCACATCCAAAAGTTGGTTCTTCAGCCAAAAACAGCATGCAGGCATCCCGTAGTGACGAGGGATTGGAAATGGAGAATGAATTAATTGTGAATGAGAGTCTTCATGGGCAGCATCTTGATTTTGCTGAGTCTCCAAAAGTTGCTGATAAATATTATAGTAGTATTGAG GACAAAGTTAGAGAGACAATGGAGAAGGCTTTCTGGGATAGTGTCATGGAATCCATGAGAAAGGATGAACCTGGATACAACCGTGTTGTTGATCTGATGAGAGAAGCAAGAGATGTACTTTGTAGCTTGGCTCCTCAGAGCTGGAGACAAGAGATCAATGAAGTGATAGATATAGACATTCTCTCTCAG TTGTTGATCTCAGGCAAACTGGATATGGATTATCTGCAAAAGATCATGGATTTCGCATTAGTCACTTTGCAGAAACTTTCCTCTCCTGCTAAAGAGGATGAGCTAAAAGCAAATTGTCAAAAGTTGTTTAGAGAAATAGCTGATATATGTCAGGATGGGGCAGGGAATTCATTTATCCTGGCACTAGTTAGGGGTTTGCGTTTTATACTGGAAGAGATACAG CTACTCAAACAAGAAATAAGCAAGGCAAAGATTAGAATGTTGGAACCAATTCTCAAGGGACCTGCAGCTTTTGATTATTTAAAGAAAGCTTTCACCAAGCGTTATGGTCTTCCTTCTGTGGCTATGACCGCCTTACCCTTAACACGGCAGTGGCTTTTATCTGTCAAAGATTCCATGGACCAGGAATGGGATGAACACAAGGAGGCTCAATCAGGGCTAACAAGTGGACAGGATCGTTTCCTTCCTTCTGCCACCCTTAGAACTGGAGGAAGCTTTTCAGTTAAAACGTATAAAAACCATGCTTCACCTTTGGCCTCTACAG AAGCTATAGATGAATGCCAAGAATGCACGGGGGACAAGGTTGATATATTGGTGAGGCTGGGTTTGTTAAAGTTGGTAAATGCAGTATCTGGTCTGACACAAGAAGGGTTGCCTGAAACTATGCATCTGAACTTCTTTAGACTAAGGGTTATTCAGGCAAAAATCCAAAAGATCATAGTAATAGCTACCAG CATTCTAGTCCAAAGGCAGGTCCTTCTGAGTATGCAAATGGTATCGAGTGCAGTAGATATGGATAAAATTGTTCAGGGAAGTGTCAAAGCGCTTTCTGAGCTCTTCGACTCCAACAGTGATGCTGGGATTCAAGAGATTATAGAGACGCTTGGCAAACCTTTAGAGCATGGCAACTATGGTGCTGATGTGATGAAGCTTCAACAGATCAAGGAGATCATGGCAAGGATGTTATCCAAGAGCCTGCAAGCTGGGGATGCTATTTTTGTACGCATATCTGGGGCAATATATTTAGCTGGAAGAGGAGTTGTACTTGGGGGAACCAGAAGACAGGGAAGAGAATTGGCTGAAATGGCTCTGCAGCAGGTGGGAGCAACTGCTCTAATTGATGAGGTTGTGGAAGCTGCCTCTGTATTGATTGTGGCAACGCGTGTGACAGTGAATGTTCATGGTCCTTGGTATGCACAGTTGGTAGATAATATGTGA